Proteins encoded within one genomic window of Acidihalobacter prosperus:
- the pyrH gene encoding UMP kinase — protein MSEPAKPAYRRILLKLSGEALMGNQSFGIDPEMIQRVACEVTEISRMGVQVAMVIGGGNLFRGAGLAQAGMDRVTGDQMGMLATVMNALAMQDALEHQGAYCRVMSAIKINQVCEDYIRRRAIRHLEKGRVVVFAAGTGNPYFTTDSAASLRASEINADLMLKATKVDGVYDADPVHNPNARRYDSLTYDEALNSRLEVMDQTALVLCRDNSIPLRVFDVYQPDNLRRVVMGEPVGTLVKRD, from the coding sequence ATGAGTGAGCCCGCCAAACCCGCTTACAGACGTATACTCCTCAAGCTCAGCGGCGAAGCGCTGATGGGCAACCAGTCCTTCGGCATCGACCCTGAGATGATTCAGCGAGTGGCCTGCGAGGTCACGGAAATCAGCCGGATGGGCGTGCAGGTGGCGATGGTCATCGGCGGCGGTAATCTTTTCCGCGGCGCCGGTCTGGCGCAAGCGGGGATGGACCGCGTGACCGGCGATCAAATGGGTATGCTGGCCACGGTGATGAATGCCCTGGCCATGCAGGATGCCCTCGAACATCAAGGCGCTTACTGCCGCGTGATGTCGGCGATCAAGATCAATCAGGTGTGCGAGGATTACATTCGCCGCCGCGCCATTCGCCACCTCGAAAAGGGGCGTGTGGTCGTGTTTGCTGCCGGTACCGGCAACCCCTATTTCACCACCGATTCGGCTGCCAGCCTGCGTGCCAGCGAGATCAACGCGGACCTCATGCTCAAGGCGACCAAGGTCGACGGCGTCTACGATGCCGATCCGGTGCATAATCCGAATGCGCGCCGTTATGACAGTCTGACTTACGACGAGGCCCTGAATTCGCGCCTCGAGGTCATGGATCAGACCGCGCTAGTCCTGTGCCGCGATAATTCCATTCCGCTCAGGGTTTTTGATGTGTATCAGCCTGACAACCTTAGGCGCGTGGTGATGGGCGAGCCCGTCGGCACCCTTGTAAAGCGAGACTGA